The Puniceicoccus vermicola DNA segment TGCAATTTGTGATATTCTGTTATGGAGTTGCCACTGCTTTCAGTTCTTTATTCCAGCTTGGAAATCCGGAACAATCCCGATTATTTTTGGGACAATTCCCATCGGCCTCATGAACCGGTTGTCTGTGTGATTCAGCGAACGAAACGGGGAGCCTCGTACATCGAGGAGGGCACGAATCGTCAGATCGCGAGAGCGGGGGAGGCCATCTTATTTCAGTATGGAGAAGACTCGCGCTACGGAATCCCGGATCGGGATTCTCTTCCGTATGAACATGAATGGGTCTGCATCAGTGGAAAGCAGGCTCCGGGGTTGTTTCGCGGGTTGCTGGACCATGTGGGCCGGAGGGTCGCCATGCCGGAGGGAAGTCAGGCTACCCGGCTCCTTCAAACGATCATCGAGAAATGTGAGCAGCGTAGTTTTGAAGACCGTTTTCATGAGTCGACGATGGCGTATTCCCTCTTGATGGCTTGTTTCCGTCTTCCTTCGAGTCAGGAGTACGAGAACGACGTGGCCCGGCTGGCGATGGAGTTCATTCTGAACCACTACCAGCATCCTTTTTCGCAGGATGACTTGGCGGATCATCTCGGGCTCAGCCGGGAGCATGTGAGCCGGCGCTTTCGTGAGGTCTACGGAGTCAGTCCTGGGCGCTATTGTAACCAGCTTCGGATGAATCGGGCGAAGGATCTTCTCAAGGTATCCTTCGCACCAATTGCCGAGGTCGCCCTGCAATGTGGATATGCCGATGCCAACAGCTTTTCCCGTGCCCTGAAGCAATACTATAATCGATCCCCTCGGGAGATGAGAGCGGGCGACTGATGCGGGTCGGGCATGGTCTACGGAAGGGGTTGACGGTGAAATTCCAGCCCTTCCGAAAGTGATCAGTTTGCTGGGTCCGAAGAGGATGGCGGTTGGTCTTCGGGAGTGGGAGAGATGTGACTTTTAATCT contains these protein-coding regions:
- a CDS encoding AraC family transcriptional regulator, producing the protein MELPLLSVLYSSLEIRNNPDYFWDNSHRPHEPVVCVIQRTKRGASYIEEGTNRQIARAGEAILFQYGEDSRYGIPDRDSLPYEHEWVCISGKQAPGLFRGLLDHVGRRVAMPEGSQATRLLQTIIEKCEQRSFEDRFHESTMAYSLLMACFRLPSSQEYENDVARLAMEFILNHYQHPFSQDDLADHLGLSREHVSRRFREVYGVSPGRYCNQLRMNRAKDLLKVSFAPIAEVALQCGYADANSFSRALKQYYNRSPREMRAGD